The following coding sequences lie in one Pristis pectinata isolate sPriPec2 chromosome 20, sPriPec2.1.pri, whole genome shotgun sequence genomic window:
- the LOC127580846 gene encoding CMRF35-like molecule 5 — MKNIQFTLIVITISLAAALTGPKQVFGTTGGAVTIRCQYCASYYKYHEKYLCKGSEWKSCSIIAHSQGQQENIDNRIIIVDNQTSGEFFTTMTQLSTKDTGHYWCGITITGYDRMVKIQLNVIEAPTTPSPTLPYEPLETVHQANQSTTDLCILLGLMFGILIIAAIFIRRCRKYSAVGEKGFRYIEEESNSSYAF; from the exons atgaaaaacattcaATTTACTCTCATCGTCATCACCATTTCATTGGCAG CTGCATTAACTGGGCCAAAGCAAGTGTTCGGGACAACAGGAGGAGCAGTCACCATAAGATGTCAGTATTGTGCCTCATATTACAAGTACCACGAAAAGTACTTGTGCAAGGGGTCCGAGTGGAAATCATGCAGTATTATTGCCCATTCTCAAGGCCAGCAGGAAAACATTGACAATAGAATAATTATTGTGGACAACCAAACCAGCGGAGAATTTTTCACTACCATGACCCAACTATCCACCAAGGACACAGGACATTACTGGTGTGGTATTACAATCACTGGCTACGACAGAATGGTTAAGATACAACTGAACGTTATAGAAG CTCCAACAACACCATCACCCACGCTGCCCTACGAACCCTTGGAAACAGTTCATCAGGCAAATCAAAG TACCACAGATTTGTGCATCCTTCTGGGACTGATGTTTGGAATTTTGATTATCGCTGCTATTTttatcagaagatgtagaaaatattcagcagtgg